AAGCGGTGGTCGCCGAAGTGGCGAGGGAACTGGGCTTTCACTATGGGTGGTTTCCCGGGGGCTGGCCGGGGAACGCGGACTGGCCTGGGGGCTTTCCGGGGACGATAATGAGTCGCTTTCCGATCAAAGACAACGCAAACCGCCCTGCCGCAAAAGGTATCCATGATGAAGAACTGTTTACGCGTCACTGGTGCAGTGCGACGCTGGAGACGGCGCAGGGTCCGCTCCGGGTATTCAGCGCCCATCTTCATCCGCAGGATGCGGCCATTCGGGCTCGGGAGATCACGGCTATTCTTGAAGTGCTGGATGGGGTCCTGGCCACCGGGGAGTCGCTGCTCTTTCAAGGGGATTTGAACCATTCGCCAGACGGGCCGGAGTATGAGCGTTGGGTGGCAGCGGGCCTGGTGGATACTCTGGCGGTGGCGACGGGGAAGAAGGACACGCCGACGTTCTCCAGCACGGAGCCGAAGGAACGTATTGATTACATCTGGGCGGGCGGCCCCATTGCTTCACGGATTAGGGAAAGCCGGGTGCTGTTTGAGGGGGCCTTCAGGACGAATCCGGAGGACCCGACGTCTTTTG
This portion of the Candidatus Hydrogenedentota bacterium genome encodes:
- a CDS encoding endonuclease/exonuclease/phosphatase family protein; the encoded protein is MDRREFIETSGVLGAALTLSGVSPGKTTPETGITSITYNILACREHPDTDTNRHKRTVAGERMAERLALELALYQPDLVTFQESPSEAVVAEVARELGFHYGWFPGGWPGNADWPGGFPGTIMSRFPIKDNANRPAAKGIHDEELFTRHWCSATLETAQGPLRVFSAHLHPQDAAIRAREITAILEVLDGVLATGESLLFQGDLNHSPDGPEYERWVAAGLVDTLAVATGKKDTPTFSSTEPKERIDYIWAGGPIASRIRESRVLFEGAFRTNPEDPTSFALSDHVPVLARFGG